One stretch of Streptomyces sp. A2-16 DNA includes these proteins:
- a CDS encoding ABC transporter ATP-binding protein, which yields MITAQDLTKRYGDRTAVADLSFTVRPGTVTGFLGPNGAGKSTTMRLILGLDAPTHGRAAVGGRAYVTHPAPLTEVGALLEARSVHPGRTAYHHLRVLAHTHGIPRTRVDQVLDLTGLTEVAHRRVRGFSLGMGQRLGLAAALLGDPAVLVLDEPVNGLDPEGVLWIRNLLKSLAAEGRTVLVSSHLMSETALTADHLVIIGRGRLLADTTVDDFVRRSGAGTVKVVTPDADTLVHRLAAPGVDIARTGPETLEVRGTDACHIGRTAAAHAIPVYELTPSQVSLEQAFMELTHDSVEFATPLEGAIA from the coding sequence ATGATTACGGCACAGGACCTCACGAAGCGGTACGGCGACAGGACCGCCGTGGCCGACCTCTCCTTCACCGTGCGACCGGGCACCGTCACCGGCTTCCTCGGCCCGAACGGCGCCGGCAAGTCCACCACCATGCGCCTGATCCTCGGCCTGGACGCCCCGACCCACGGCCGCGCCGCCGTCGGCGGCCGCGCCTACGTCACCCACCCCGCACCCCTCACCGAGGTCGGCGCCCTCCTGGAGGCCCGCTCGGTCCACCCCGGCCGCACCGCCTACCACCACCTGCGCGTCCTCGCCCACACCCACGGCATCCCCCGAACCCGCGTCGACCAGGTCCTGGACCTCACGGGCCTGACCGAGGTCGCCCACCGCAGGGTCCGGGGCTTCTCCCTCGGCATGGGCCAACGCCTCGGCCTCGCGGCCGCGTTGCTCGGCGACCCCGCCGTCCTCGTCCTCGACGAACCGGTCAACGGCCTCGACCCCGAGGGCGTCCTGTGGATCCGCAACCTCCTCAAGTCTCTCGCGGCAGAGGGCCGTACGGTCCTCGTCTCCTCCCATCTGATGAGCGAGACGGCCCTCACCGCCGACCACCTGGTCATCATCGGCCGCGGCCGCCTCCTGGCCGACACCACGGTCGACGACTTCGTACGACGGTCCGGCGCGGGCACCGTCAAGGTCGTCACCCCGGACGCCGACACCCTCGTGCACCGACTGGCCGCGCCCGGGGTGGACATCGCCCGGACCGGCCCCGAAACGCTGGAGGTCCGCGGCACCGACGCCTGCCACATCGGCCGCACCGCGGCAGCCCACGCCATCCCCGTCTACGAACTCACGCCAAGCCAGGTCTCGTTGGAGCAGGCGTTCATGGAACTCACCCACGACTCCGTCGAGTTCGCCACGCCCCTGGAAGGAGCGATCGCATGA
- a CDS encoding ABC transporter permease: MTTATTPYRVTPARVLHSEWHKLWTLRSTWITLVATSVLTLAMGAGVSAAYDAGDGAHMDTVVLVLLGTQFATVNLGVLGILSTAGEYSTGQIRATMTAVPTRLPVLWSKAAVLGTITFVLSLWTNLLTFPLAQSFLDGTEHEAALGDPGVLRALTGNAAGLALLTVLALGLGALARSVPIATGVFIGLVMILPEVLAMLPYDIVDDAVRHFPNRALETLTAADSASSGTALLAMSLWTTASLAAAALTLKRRDV, encoded by the coding sequence ATGACCACCGCGACGACGCCCTACCGGGTCACCCCGGCCCGAGTCCTGCACTCGGAGTGGCACAAGCTCTGGACCCTGCGCTCCACCTGGATCACCCTCGTCGCCACCAGCGTCCTCACCCTCGCCATGGGCGCGGGCGTCAGCGCGGCCTACGACGCCGGCGACGGCGCCCACATGGACACGGTCGTCCTCGTCCTCCTGGGCACCCAGTTCGCCACGGTCAACCTGGGCGTACTGGGCATCCTCTCCACCGCCGGCGAGTACTCGACCGGCCAGATCCGCGCCACCATGACAGCGGTGCCGACCCGTCTGCCCGTCCTGTGGTCGAAGGCCGCGGTCCTCGGCACGATCACCTTCGTCCTCAGTCTGTGGACGAACCTCCTCACCTTCCCGCTGGCCCAGTCCTTCCTCGACGGCACCGAGCACGAGGCCGCCCTCGGCGACCCGGGCGTCCTGCGCGCCCTCACCGGCAACGCGGCCGGCCTCGCCCTGCTCACCGTCCTGGCCCTGGGCCTCGGCGCACTGGCCCGCTCGGTCCCGATCGCGACGGGCGTGTTCATCGGCCTGGTCATGATCCTGCCCGAGGTGCTGGCCATGCTGCCGTACGACATCGTCGACGACGCCGTCCGCCACTTCCCGAACCGCGCCCTGGAGACCCTCACCGCCGCGGACTCGGCCTCCTCGGGCACCGCCCTGCTGGCCATGTCCCTGTGGACGACGG